A stretch of DNA from bacterium:
GGATCTTCGGGATGCGCATCTGCAGAATGCCAACTTGGAGGGCGCTGATCTGCACGGGACCAACCTCAGCGGCGCCTTTATGTTTGGCTGCAATCTGTTTCGCGCCAACCTTACCGGAGCGGATATTCGTGAGACCAATATGCAGGACTGCAATTTAGATGAAGCTCAACTCAAAGAGGTGCAGGGGGAACACGTCGCTTTGTTCGGCTCCAGTCTGGAAAAAGCAGACCTGAGCCGCGCTGATCTACGGCGCGGACGCATGAAACGGATTATTTTGCGCCATGCCATATTGGACGGAGCGGTGCTG
This window harbors:
- a CDS encoding pentapeptide repeat-containing protein translates to MSPISREELLEKIRSRSSLAGLDLNRIDLSYESLKGVDLSGLDLRDAHLQNANLEGADLHGTNLSGAFMFGCNLFRANLTGADIRETNMQDCNLDEAQLKEVQGEHVALFGSSLEKADLSRADLRRGRMKRIILRHAILDGAVLQNAHLERSDLTGASCRQTDFTNANLTNTRLEGVDLKSAKLDGVIGR